Proteins from a single region of Vigna radiata var. radiata cultivar VC1973A unplaced genomic scaffold, Vradiata_ver6 scaffold_292, whole genome shotgun sequence:
- the LOC106778999 gene encoding uncharacterized protein LOC106778999, whose translation MVVAKGFTQTPGLDYDHTFSPVVKVVTVRVILTLAVMNYWPLHQLDVNNAFLNRHLTHPVYMEQPPWFVDPRYLNHVCRLRKALYGLKQAPLAWFQRFNSFLLSLGFLGSKADPSLFVYHNTAATLYILVYVDDIILTGNNNSSLQKLLARFKTEFAIKDLGHLNYFLGLEVHYTTNGVFISQTKYAQDILSRARMLDAKPTATPLQPHIQLTTTGDPFSDLTQYRSLVGALQYLTITRLDLSYAVNLVSQFLQAPTNGHFQVVKRILRYVKGTMSYGLSFTRGASLNVLGYSDADWARCIETRRSTYGYSIFLGSNLVSWRTRNNQS comes from the coding sequence ATGGTGGTTGCAAAAGGCTTCACTCAAACACCCGGTCTTGACTATGATCACACCTTCAGTCCTGTTGTTAAAGTTGTCACTGTTCGTGTCATTCTCACTCTAGCAGTAATGAATTATTGGCCTCTTCATCAAttggatgtcaacaatgcattcttGAATAGGCACCTGACACATCCTGTCTATATGGAACAACCTCCTTGGTTCGTTGATCCTCGATACCTAAATCATGTTTGTCGACTTCGAAAAGCTCTTTATGGCCTCAAACAGGCCCCTCTTGCATGGTTTCAACGATTCAACTCATTTTTGCTTAGTCTTGGGTTCCTTGGAAGCAAGGCAGACCCATCTTTATTTGTCTACCACAACACTGCTGCCACTctatatatacttgtttatgttgatgacataattTTGACAGGGAATAATAATTCTTCACTTCAAAAACTTTTGGCAAGGTTCAAAACTGAGTTTGCTATCAAGGATTTAGGCCATCTAAATTACTTTCTTGGTCTCGAGGTCCACTACACTACCAATGGTGTCTTTATTAGCCAGACCAAATACGCTCAAGACATTTTATCTAGGGCCCGGATGTTGGATGCAAAACCGACAGCCACACCTCTCCAACCTCATATTCAATTGACAACCACAGGAGATCCATTCTCTGATCTCACTCAATATCGCTCTCTCGTTGGTGCACTCCAGTATCTCACTATAACTCGTCTTGACTTGTCCTACGCGGTAAATTTGGTTAGTCAGTTTCTTCAAGCTCCAACAAATGGTCACTTTCAAGTAGTTAAACGCATCCTTCGATATGTCAAGGGCACCATGTCCTATGGCCTATCCTTCACCCGTGGAGCTTCCCTTAATGTTCTTGGATACTCGGATGCTGATTGGGCTCGATGTATTGAGACTAGGCGATCTACCTATGGTTATTCCATCTTCTTAGGCAGTAATCTCGTCTCATGGAGAACTAGAAACAACCAATCGTAG
- the LOC106779000 gene encoding uncharacterized protein LOC106779000: protein MDWGFWAFQGSYYLKKDQVQVEESFGVMDATWRNLRYPNFTDKFQLLQRKNLEPNSMAPIVNILYHPLSGQCAQVNDRNEVELGSCESKHRWXRGEDETKXLLHSTEKCLTATGEGLPVVVSDCETNNSSWKSESLSKLHLASMNEQEEQLCLQKDSNSSTIVTSKCICIKDDSECLDDPQSQWFQLVQTNV from the exons ATGGACTGGGGATTCTGGGCTTTCCAAGGTAGCTACTATTTGAAGAAAGACCAGGTCCAAGTTGAGGAGTCATTTGGTGTAATGGATGCAACATGGCGTAACCTTAGATATCCAAATTTCACCGACAAGTTCCAGCTTTTGCAAAGGAAGAATCTTG AACCTAACTCCATGGCCCCCATTGTAAATATCTTGTACCACCCACTGTCTGGTCAATGTGCTCAAGTGAATGACAGGAATGAAGTTGAACTCGGAAGCTGTGAGAGCAAACACAGATGGGNTCGTGGAGAGGATGAGACNAAANTGCTTTTACATAGCACTGAGAAGTGCTTAACAGCAACTGGTGAAGGGCTTCCAGTTGTAGTTTCTGATTGTGAAACGAACAACAGTTCATGGAAATCTGAATCTCTTTCTAAACTTCACTTGGCAAGTATGAATGAACAGGAGGAACAACTTTGCTTGCAGAAGGATTCTAACTCATCCACCATTGTGACTTCAAAGTGTATCTGCATAAAAGATGATTCTGAATGTCTTGATGATCCTCAAAGCCAGTGGTTCCAGCTTGTTCAAACCAATGTGTAG
- the LOC106778985 gene encoding uncharacterized protein LOC106778985 has translation MSTQVQQLRRFNSMERRPRMLKDFLSDNLNSCSSSGFKSLPRKPTSMHTLIEMELKSSSSPPSNSPFQTLMNTIRSISFFTSVRKSPSVLSLPRSLSRKLSSSRRRRTTRSRSQGCNDISITTVKIKDIMRWKSFRDIVEPPPPPLDFMVDPTATTATATWSISTGSSWSDSDFLTSSWEDPQNDSVEAGKKFSFSPLVVGKDPIATEALTCQEEQNSPVSVLQVGEDEFSPFDQSLANIQKRKQKFIETVQKLESLAKLDLVDLDQCLSLDENSLYDEEYENDDDDDDIGEEGWSEEKAEQLLNCVKARCSADGCKDHLDTLLLDFFSEELSGNRKQYNEEELKTLRIAEDWINGSFAFDAGLADKQAYIKDMEKRDQWNRFKEEQEKLAFEIEKAIFHSLVADLVDSEG, from the exons ATGAGCACACAGGTGCAGCAGCTAAGAAGGTTCAACTCAATGGAACGCAGGCCGAGGATGCTGAAGGACTTCCTCAGCGACAACCTAAACTCTTGTTCCTCAAGCGGTTTCAAATCACTTCCAAGAAAACCAACAAGCATGCACACCCTCATAGAAATGGAACTCAAATCATCTTCATCACCACCATCAAACTCACCCTTCCAGACACTCATGAACACCATAAGAAGCATCTCTTTCTTCACCTCCGTGAGAAAATCACCCTCCGTGCTTTCCCTTCCCAGAAGCCTCTCTCGCAAACTCTCATCGTCAAGGAGAAGAAGAACGACAAGAAGCAGAAGCCAAGGATGCAACGATATCAGCATCACAACGGTGAAGATCAAGGACATCATGCGGTGGAAATCGTTCAGGGACATCGTCGAACCTCCCCCACCACCTTTGGATTTCATGGTTGACCCCACTGCCACAACCGCCACCGCCACCTGGAGTATCAGCACTGGCTCTAGTTGGAGTGATAGCGACTTTTTAACCTCTTCTTGGGAAGATCCACAAAACGACAGCGTTGAAGCTGGTAAAAAATTTTCGTTTTCACCCCTCGTTGTCGGCAAGGACCCCATAGCCACG GAAGCTTTAACTTGCCAAGAAGAACAAAACAGTCCAGTTTCTGTTCTTCAGGTTGGAGAAGATGAATTCTCACCCTTTGATCAAAGCCTTGCCAATATTCAAA AGAGAAAGCAGAAGTTCATAGAAACAGTTCAGAAATTGGAGAGTCTTGCTAAACTTGACCTTGTAGACTTAGATCAATGCCTCTCATTGGATGAAAACTCTCTCTATGATGAAGAGTacgaaaatgatgatgatgatgatgacattgGAGAAGAAGGTTGGAGTGAGGAAAAAGCAGAGCAGCTGCTAAATTGTGTTAAAGCAAGATGTTCAGCAGATGGTTGTAAAGACCATTTGGATACACTTCTGTTGGATTTTTTCAGTGAAGAACTGAGTGGAAATAGAAAGCAGTATAATGAAGAGGAGTTGAAAACTTTGAGAATAGCTGAGGATTGGATAAATGGATCATTTGCTTTTGATGCAGGGCTTGCTGATAAACAAGCTTACATCAAGGACATGGAAAAGAGAGATCAGTGGAATAGGTTTAAGGAAGAGCAAGAAAAACTAGCTTTTGAAATTGAGAAAGCTATATTTCATAGTTTGGTTGCTGATCTTGTTGACTCAGAAGGTTAA